A stretch of Imperialibacter roseus DNA encodes these proteins:
- a CDS encoding SusC/RagA family TonB-linked outer membrane protein has product MSKYAVYGMILQTVLCTLIFASEGEAQRKSLDEILVSVELKNLKIEEAFSRIEEITEFDFAYKRSDFDTRKRISLAVQNQPMTELLLGIARETGLQFKRIDETINVSRAFEQTNLVSELLAVVATASEVEVTGRVTDNGGNGLPGVNVLIKGTSTGTVTDFDGNYKLLAEDNATLVFSFVGYKTAEVAIGGRTSISVTLDDDIAALEEIVVVGYGEQKKVSVTNAVAQVNGEELTKRPVSSIQQSLQGQAAGLTVLDQGGSPGRTATTMRVRGITTLGNKNDALVIVDGVEQQLTNINPGDIESVSILKDAASTAIYGSRAANGVILITTKRAKEGKVTVDYSTYYALQNSVNNPKMDMPSYMKLQQVAYENAGLVVPQKFTDQGIDEYLRGNKTDPEKFPHVNEWYKVMLYAAPQFNHNLAVSGGSETFKARMSMRYMKQNSILDVPIDYGSNLRDVRVNSDFKASENLTFSTDLNYRSNYSLAPVNEANVFDRFIHGSLFATPKYEDGTYGLSTQGNNPLMFAEQQGTSKLWNENIFGSAKAQWKIVDHLTFSSQLAMRIDNIRRKDFTNAFSNTDKNTNITRTVVNNSLTEIRDNSTEYTWNNLLLYDNAFGNHEVKALLGYSTIDNAKDSLRAYRERFYNNDIQSIGQGADDGTKTNYGVNSQFGLRSYFSRVNYSYNDRYLLEMNARYDGSSRFTGSNQYSFFPSFSGGWRISEEDFMQGIVPLDEFKLRASWGKTGNQTVGLYSYYQSLFASAYTFNGVSVIGFQPTTISNRDITWETTTQTDIGFDAQVFGGFTVALDYYFKRTEGILLNLPIPATIGLGAPPQNAGVVDNKGVELQLGYRNAPDKALRYNTTLNISANRNNVVSLSGTGPYITGSDINPLTIIDEGLPINSQWGYKTDGLFQTQEEVDSYPNIGPNRGPGDVKYVDINNDGLINASDRVVIGKSFPDFVFALNGNVSYKNFELNLLLQGASGVDTRLAGGIAENGNNEGFVPEIVSKGNYWTSENTDARFPRPYKRDLLNMYTSDRMIIDGSYLRLKNVQLLYNLPDMLVTKMRMTRANVYVSATNLFTISKLNQWGLDPEVGNGRATYYPQVSLWTLGANIQF; this is encoded by the coding sequence ATGTCAAAATACGCAGTTTATGGCATGATTCTGCAGACTGTATTATGCACCCTGATATTTGCCAGTGAGGGCGAAGCACAACGAAAAAGCCTTGACGAAATCCTTGTTTCAGTTGAACTGAAGAACCTGAAAATTGAGGAGGCGTTTTCCAGAATAGAGGAAATTACTGAATTCGATTTCGCTTATAAAAGAAGTGATTTTGATACGAGAAAGCGTATTTCGCTAGCTGTGCAAAACCAGCCGATGACAGAGTTACTTCTCGGCATTGCCAGAGAAACAGGATTACAATTCAAAAGAATTGATGAGACCATAAATGTTAGCCGTGCCTTCGAGCAGACAAACCTGGTATCGGAGCTGCTGGCAGTTGTAGCAACTGCGTCGGAAGTGGAAGTAACGGGCAGGGTTACCGACAATGGTGGTAATGGGCTCCCGGGCGTTAACGTACTGATTAAGGGGACAAGCACCGGCACTGTTACGGACTTTGATGGTAATTACAAGTTGCTGGCCGAGGATAATGCTACATTGGTGTTCAGTTTTGTTGGATATAAAACCGCAGAAGTAGCGATTGGGGGACGAACTTCGATTAGCGTTACACTGGATGACGATATCGCTGCGTTAGAAGAGATTGTGGTTGTGGGGTATGGAGAGCAGAAGAAGGTGAGCGTGACAAATGCAGTAGCTCAGGTAAATGGCGAGGAATTGACCAAACGCCCTGTTTCAAGCATTCAACAGTCGTTGCAAGGTCAGGCAGCTGGACTAACGGTGCTGGATCAGGGAGGGAGCCCCGGCAGAACGGCAACGACAATGCGGGTAAGAGGTATAACCACACTCGGAAATAAAAACGATGCCCTGGTTATTGTCGACGGTGTTGAGCAACAGCTCACCAATATCAACCCTGGTGATATCGAGTCTGTTTCAATACTGAAGGACGCTGCATCAACAGCTATTTATGGATCCAGAGCTGCTAATGGTGTTATCCTTATTACAACGAAGAGAGCCAAAGAAGGGAAAGTCACTGTGGACTACAGCACGTATTATGCGCTGCAAAACTCGGTAAACAATCCGAAAATGGATATGCCTTCCTACATGAAACTACAGCAAGTGGCGTATGAGAATGCAGGCCTTGTAGTTCCTCAGAAATTTACCGACCAGGGAATAGACGAGTATTTGAGGGGGAACAAAACTGATCCAGAAAAATTTCCTCACGTGAACGAGTGGTACAAGGTTATGCTTTATGCAGCGCCACAGTTCAACCATAACCTGGCAGTGAGTGGAGGTAGTGAGACCTTCAAAGCCAGGATGAGCATGCGATACATGAAGCAAAACTCTATCCTTGATGTCCCTATCGACTACGGTAGCAATTTGCGTGATGTGAGGGTGAATTCCGATTTCAAGGCCTCTGAAAATTTGACGTTCAGCACTGATTTGAATTACAGGAGCAACTACTCTTTGGCACCCGTCAACGAAGCCAACGTTTTTGACAGGTTTATCCACGGCTCTCTTTTTGCTACTCCTAAATATGAAGATGGCACTTATGGACTGAGTACACAAGGCAATAACCCACTAATGTTTGCTGAGCAGCAGGGAACCTCCAAGCTATGGAACGAGAACATCTTTGGAAGTGCTAAAGCACAGTGGAAAATTGTTGATCACCTCACATTCAGTTCACAACTTGCTATGCGGATTGATAATATCCGCAGAAAGGACTTTACCAATGCTTTTTCGAATACAGACAAAAACACCAATATTACCAGGACTGTAGTAAACAATAGCCTAACCGAGATCAGGGACAATTCTACCGAGTATACCTGGAACAACCTACTTTTGTACGACAATGCATTCGGAAACCACGAGGTGAAGGCCCTCCTTGGCTACTCAACCATTGACAACGCCAAAGACTCTTTAAGGGCCTACAGAGAAAGGTTTTATAATAATGACATCCAGTCGATAGGCCAGGGTGCCGACGACGGAACAAAGACCAATTATGGAGTAAATTCTCAGTTTGGGTTAAGGTCATACTTTTCAAGGGTGAATTATTCATACAATGATCGATACTTGCTTGAAATGAATGCCCGGTACGACGGCTCTTCTAGATTTACTGGTAGTAATCAGTACAGCTTTTTCCCTTCTTTCTCTGGAGGGTGGCGTATTTCTGAGGAAGACTTTATGCAGGGAATTGTACCGTTGGATGAATTCAAACTTAGGGCGTCGTGGGGAAAAACTGGAAACCAAACGGTTGGGCTTTATAGCTACTATCAGTCGCTTTTTGCCAGTGCCTATACCTTCAATGGAGTATCTGTAATTGGTTTCCAACCAACCACGATTTCCAATCGAGATATCACCTGGGAGACTACAACTCAAACGGATATCGGTTTTGATGCACAGGTATTTGGCGGTTTTACGGTAGCACTGGATTATTATTTTAAGCGTACAGAAGGAATTTTGCTAAACCTGCCGATTCCAGCTACGATCGGTTTAGGAGCACCGCCCCAAAATGCAGGAGTGGTCGACAATAAGGGAGTTGAGCTACAGCTAGGGTATAGAAATGCCCCCGACAAAGCCCTTCGGTACAATACAACCTTAAATATATCTGCCAATAGAAATAATGTGGTAAGCCTTTCAGGAACTGGGCCATACATCACAGGTAGCGATATCAACCCTCTAACGATAATAGATGAGGGTTTGCCAATCAATTCTCAATGGGGTTATAAAACAGACGGGCTATTTCAGACTCAGGAGGAGGTGGATTCTTATCCAAATATTGGACCAAATCGTGGGCCTGGCGATGTGAAGTATGTTGATATCAACAATGATGGTCTTATCAATGCCAGCGACAGAGTGGTAATAGGCAAATCATTCCCAGATTTCGTGTTTGCGCTCAATGGCAATGTTTCTTACAAGAATTTTGAGCTTAACCTGCTCCTCCAGGGTGCGTCAGGGGTTGACACTCGCCTGGCAGGTGGTATTGCGGAAAATGGCAATAACGAAGGGTTCGTGCCGGAAATTGTTAGCAAAGGAAATTATTGGACATCTGAAAACACGGATGCCAGATTTCCAAGGCCCTATAAAAGAGACTTGTTGAACATGTATACATCTGATAGAATGATCATAGATGGTTCCTACTTAAGGCTGAAAAATGTTCAGTTGCTGTATAACCTGCCGGACATGTTGGTGACAAAAATGCGTATGACCAGGGCCAACGTTTATGTTTCTGCCACCAATCTGTTCACTATTTCCAAGCTTAATCAATGGGGCCTTGATCCGGAAGTAGGCAATGGGAGGGCGACTTACTACCCTCAGGTTTCTTTGTGGACGCTTGGGGCAAATATTCAGTTTTAA
- a CDS encoding FecR family protein, which produces MKTRKKQELFQKYLSGQASDKEVDLLMRLIDEGGTDDLGPQAEIIWNESHLFPQMEVEVTERLTNRIAASLDQMKEQNLPKTLRVMPYWLRVAAVLVPVAVFSVVFYLIKGKETSLVATEQVETITYVEKINPKGQKSTIILSDGSVVTLNADSKLVYQERFEGKERKVTLEGEAFFDVTKDPSRPFIIETEQLITRVLGTSFTVRAYPNAEGVKVAVATGKVSVEKAGGKKSGNDGETLVLVPGEMGVFEKLHRTLNKESFDERDLFEWKEGLIYFENAEFGEVLERLEQWYGVSIKVEKRISLEKDFSGAYKNKPLELVLEGLAFVYDFEYEIKSKTVRIY; this is translated from the coding sequence GTGAAGACTAGAAAAAAGCAAGAGCTATTTCAAAAGTACCTTTCAGGTCAGGCCAGCGACAAGGAAGTCGACCTGTTGATGCGCCTGATTGATGAAGGGGGTACGGATGACCTTGGCCCGCAAGCGGAGATCATATGGAATGAAAGCCATCTGTTTCCTCAGATGGAAGTTGAGGTCACTGAGCGTTTGACAAATCGCATTGCTGCCTCGCTAGACCAAATGAAAGAGCAGAACCTGCCTAAGACGCTGAGAGTAATGCCTTACTGGCTTCGTGTAGCCGCTGTTTTAGTTCCGGTGGCAGTTTTTAGTGTTGTTTTCTATTTGATCAAGGGAAAGGAAACCTCACTTGTTGCCACTGAACAAGTGGAAACAATTACTTATGTCGAAAAAATCAACCCAAAGGGCCAAAAGTCAACTATTATCCTTTCTGATGGTAGTGTTGTGACCTTGAACGCTGACAGTAAGCTCGTTTATCAGGAACGGTTTGAGGGTAAAGAGCGAAAGGTGACTTTGGAAGGTGAAGCTTTTTTTGATGTGACTAAAGACCCCAGCCGCCCATTTATTATAGAGACCGAACAGTTGATTACAAGGGTTCTGGGCACTTCGTTTACCGTCAGAGCCTATCCGAATGCTGAAGGGGTTAAGGTGGCAGTAGCAACTGGTAAAGTGTCGGTTGAGAAAGCTGGAGGGAAGAAATCAGGAAATGACGGGGAGACTTTGGTATTAGTGCCTGGTGAGATGGGCGTTTTTGAAAAACTTCACCGTACACTCAACAAAGAATCATTCGATGAAAGGGATTTATTCGAATGGAAAGAAGGCTTGATATATTTCGAAAACGCCGAATTCGGAGAAGTATTGGAAAGGCTGGAACAGTGGTATGGCGTTAGCATCAAAGTTGAAAAGAGGATATCGCTAGAAAAGGATTTCAGTGGCGCTTATAAAAACAAGCCTTTGGAACTCGTGCTGGAAGGATTGGCATTCGTCTACGATTTCGAATATGAAATCAAAAGCAAGACCGTAAGAATTTATTAA
- a CDS encoding RNA polymerase sigma factor, which produces MLRPQLVEAIKNGDKEAFEELYHNYFQRVYFFAFKICKSKEIAEEITQDTFITIWNKRNSLDITLSLEGLIYKIARDFSFKQLQKIARVHAIEADLKELISNLDNSTQDDISFRECLRNIEAVMDKLPKKRKEIFQRRIMDQQSIKMISENMGISENTTKTQLLKATKFVREQLGSILSLTLFL; this is translated from the coding sequence ATGCTACGCCCTCAGCTAGTTGAAGCCATCAAAAACGGCGACAAAGAGGCTTTTGAAGAGTTGTACCACAACTATTTTCAGAGGGTGTATTTCTTTGCTTTTAAGATTTGCAAGTCAAAAGAAATTGCTGAAGAAATTACGCAAGATACCTTCATTACAATCTGGAATAAGCGAAATTCTCTAGATATTACCCTGTCACTAGAAGGTCTTATTTATAAAATTGCCAGAGATTTTTCATTCAAGCAATTGCAAAAAATAGCCAGGGTTCACGCCATTGAAGCTGACTTGAAAGAGTTGATTTCAAACCTGGACAATTCCACTCAGGACGATATCAGCTTCCGGGAGTGTTTGAGAAATATCGAAGCGGTAATGGACAAGCTTCCGAAAAAAAGAAAAGAAATTTTCCAGAGAAGGATCATGGATCAGCAGAGTATAAAAATGATCAGCGAAAACATGGGAATTAGTGAAAACACAACCAAGACCCAGTTACTCAAGGCCACCAAGTTTGTCAGAGAGCAGCTCGGAAGTATTCTGTCGCTTACGCTTTTCTTGTAA
- a CDS encoding GMC family oxidoreductase, producing the protein MANFNIDSTKENTYDAIVIGSGMSGGWAAKELADKGLKTLILERGRDVKHNVDYPTTNMMPWEFKHRMQVPQEIVEENPIVSKCYNFREDSMHFFVKDKEHPYVQEKPFDWIRGYQVGGKSIMWARQTQRWSDFDFEGPARDGFAVDWPIRYKDIAPWYSYVEKFVGIAGFKDGLPNLPDGEFLPGYDLNCVEGYFKEKVESTYKDRNIISARCAHLSEPQPIHLEQGRGQCMNRTLCQRGCPFGGYFNSNSSTIPWALKTGNATLRPFSVVHSLIYDDVKEKVTGVRVVDSESKEMIEYYASIVFVNAGALNTNLILLNSTSNRFPNGLGNDNGLLGKYAAFHNYRARVSGRYDGFPDTTSLGRRPTSGYIPRFRNVYKQETNFLRGYAAGFSAGRQVDRNYDGVGESLKSNLLNPEWGGWRVGSHMMGETIPKESNYWGIDPTQKDEWGIPLLKVNVDYDDNDEKMVADYIEQLTEMFTMAGFTDIQSNDSKQAPGLDIHEMGGVRMGKDPKTSLLDKWNRMHLAKNVFVTDGACMTSTSTQNPSLTYMALTARAVDFAVKEMPKETT; encoded by the coding sequence ATGGCAAATTTTAATATAGACAGCACCAAAGAAAACACCTACGACGCCATTGTCATCGGTTCGGGAATGAGCGGAGGATGGGCAGCCAAAGAGCTGGCCGACAAAGGCTTGAAAACGCTGATTCTTGAGCGGGGAAGGGATGTGAAGCACAACGTGGACTACCCAACCACCAATATGATGCCCTGGGAATTCAAGCATCGGATGCAGGTGCCACAGGAAATAGTGGAAGAGAATCCGATAGTAAGCAAGTGTTACAATTTCCGGGAAGATTCTATGCACTTCTTTGTGAAAGACAAAGAGCATCCCTACGTGCAAGAGAAGCCTTTTGACTGGATCAGGGGCTACCAGGTGGGAGGCAAGTCCATTATGTGGGCGAGACAGACACAGCGCTGGAGCGACTTCGACTTTGAGGGCCCGGCCAGAGATGGCTTCGCAGTCGATTGGCCAATCAGGTACAAGGACATTGCTCCCTGGTACAGTTACGTTGAGAAGTTTGTAGGCATTGCCGGCTTCAAAGATGGTCTTCCTAATCTTCCTGATGGCGAGTTTTTGCCAGGCTACGACCTGAATTGCGTAGAAGGCTACTTCAAAGAGAAAGTAGAGTCGACCTATAAGGATAGAAATATCATCTCTGCCCGTTGTGCCCACCTTTCCGAGCCTCAGCCTATTCACTTGGAGCAGGGAAGGGGCCAGTGCATGAACAGAACCTTGTGTCAGCGTGGGTGCCCGTTTGGAGGCTACTTCAATAGTAATTCGTCCACGATTCCATGGGCATTGAAAACAGGCAATGCCACACTAAGACCATTCTCTGTGGTACACTCTCTTATCTATGACGATGTGAAAGAGAAAGTGACCGGCGTGCGGGTGGTTGATTCCGAATCGAAGGAAATGATCGAGTACTATGCTTCCATCGTATTTGTAAATGCAGGAGCGTTGAACACCAATCTGATCCTTCTCAATTCGACTTCGAATCGTTTTCCGAACGGATTGGGCAATGACAATGGGTTGCTTGGCAAATATGCGGCTTTCCACAATTACAGAGCCAGGGTTTCCGGAAGATACGATGGTTTTCCTGACACCACTTCCCTAGGCCGTAGGCCCACCAGCGGGTATATACCTCGTTTCCGTAACGTGTACAAGCAGGAAACCAACTTCCTGAGGGGCTATGCCGCTGGCTTCAGTGCCGGCCGCCAGGTGGATCGGAACTATGATGGAGTTGGTGAGTCGCTCAAATCAAATTTACTCAACCCTGAGTGGGGTGGATGGCGAGTAGGCTCTCACATGATGGGAGAAACTATTCCGAAAGAGTCTAATTACTGGGGTATTGACCCAACGCAGAAGGACGAGTGGGGCATCCCATTGCTGAAAGTCAATGTGGACTATGACGACAACGACGAAAAAATGGTGGCTGATTACATAGAGCAACTCACTGAGATGTTCACAATGGCCGGCTTTACCGACATTCAGTCGAACGATTCCAAACAGGCGCCTGGCCTGGATATCCATGAAATGGGCGGTGTACGCATGGGCAAAGACCCTAAAACGTCGCTGCTTGACAAGTGGAACCGGATGCATCTGGCCAAAAACGTCTTTGTTACTGACGGGGCTTGCATGACCTCTACCAGCACACAAAACCCCTCGCTCACTTACATGGCACTAACAGCCAGAGCGGTGGATTTTGCGGTGAAGGAAATGCCGAAGGAGACGACTTAG
- a CDS encoding gluconate 2-dehydrogenase subunit 3 family protein, whose product MDRRTALKQAALFAGGVALLPSCSFEPERVAMALNNLQIDADQQDLLAKIVQTIIPSGEIPGADELEVYKFVLVMADDCMDKSEQGVFTSGLQKFGPFVKENFDKAFAKGDQAYKEKVLTDIMAMEDADDASKPGLKDVKSFLDATKGYTIRGYMSSQYILTEKFPYKHVPGPFQACVSTDGLIVM is encoded by the coding sequence ATGGACAGACGAACCGCCCTTAAACAAGCTGCCCTTTTTGCTGGTGGAGTGGCGCTCCTGCCATCGTGCTCGTTCGAACCTGAACGGGTGGCCATGGCACTTAATAATTTGCAGATAGATGCTGATCAGCAAGATTTGCTCGCCAAAATTGTGCAAACCATTATCCCTTCTGGAGAAATTCCCGGCGCTGACGAGCTGGAGGTCTACAAGTTTGTGCTGGTGATGGCCGACGATTGTATGGACAAGAGCGAGCAGGGTGTATTTACGAGTGGTCTTCAAAAATTTGGCCCTTTTGTTAAGGAAAATTTTGACAAGGCTTTTGCAAAAGGCGACCAGGCCTACAAAGAGAAAGTTCTTACCGACATCATGGCCATGGAAGATGCTGACGATGCATCTAAACCAGGCCTGAAAGATGTTAAATCATTTCTGGATGCTACCAAGGGATACACGATTAGGGGTTATATGTCTTCGCAGTACATCTTGACAGAAAAATTCCCCTATAAGCACGTGCCAGGCCCCTTCCAGGCATGTGTATCTACTGACGGATTAATTGTAATGTAA